One window from the genome of Rickettsiella endosymbiont of Xylota segnis encodes:
- a CDS encoding glycosyltransferase family 39 protein gives MSIIQAKSNKGSWCFDLILLAVGIGLIFSLFLGTRPLSVPDEGRYAEIPREMLVRHDFVTPHLNGIKYFEKPPLFYWLQAGAIKVLNPWIIQAEYALNRSKTNHYFAPISEWTVRLPNAIMAVLGCLLVYASGRILFERRAGLLSAIILASSLLYFALARMVTLDMTLSVCLSGGLLAFLVASNQSPSLGRRFLFYSAYMLAGLAVLTKGLIGIIFPTMIIGLWVLLTNQWRLLKECYLPSGILLFLLIVLPWHILVQSRNPEFFQFYFIDQQFLRYSTLIAQRYQPDWFFIPIFIAGFLPWVCFLPQAVAGHFPRNYQQFKEKNNSIFLLLWIGIIFIFFSFSHSKLIPYILPIFPGLALLTGHYLSTHWQRFNDIKWGYLVVPLLWLGLGIVGLVCLVNDPSTTLSQTAKFFLTTGYTVFLLNSIVASCFILRKKSKMAFTILTIGSVISFLIVSISIPQFDTRSIKPLVAMLKPLLKPKDKVVAYYEYYQDLPFYLNQRVFAVNVGGELIFGMQHQDTNAWMLKDANFWPLWNSHEHVYMVTNKEIYQQFKQSKKPTVYLLAQTDQDVLLSNHLKM, from the coding sequence ATGTCGATCATTCAAGCTAAGTCCAATAAAGGAAGCTGGTGCTTTGATTTAATCTTACTGGCAGTGGGTATTGGTTTAATATTCAGTTTATTTTTAGGAACAAGACCGCTAAGTGTACCTGATGAAGGTAGATACGCTGAAATTCCACGCGAAATGTTGGTTAGACATGATTTCGTAACTCCCCATCTGAACGGGATCAAATATTTTGAAAAACCACCCTTATTTTACTGGTTACAAGCCGGCGCAATTAAAGTTTTAAATCCATGGATTATCCAAGCAGAATATGCATTGAATAGGTCTAAAACAAATCATTATTTTGCACCTATCAGTGAATGGACGGTTCGTTTACCTAACGCTATTATGGCAGTATTAGGTTGCTTGTTAGTTTATGCATCGGGTCGAATTCTTTTTGAAAGGCGAGCGGGACTATTAAGCGCCATTATTCTTGCTTCCAGTCTTCTATATTTTGCATTAGCACGAATGGTAACGCTCGATATGACTTTATCGGTCTGTTTATCTGGAGGTTTGTTAGCTTTTTTAGTTGCCAGCAATCAATCCCCAAGTTTAGGCCGTCGTTTTTTATTTTATAGTGCTTATATGCTTGCTGGGCTAGCAGTGCTCACCAAAGGGCTTATCGGCATCATATTTCCAACTATGATTATTGGGCTTTGGGTCTTATTAACTAATCAATGGCGTTTACTGAAAGAATGTTATCTTCCGAGTGGAATTTTATTATTTTTATTAATAGTTTTGCCATGGCATATTTTAGTGCAGTCCAGGAATCCTGAGTTTTTTCAATTCTATTTTATTGATCAACAATTTTTGCGTTACTCCACTTTAATAGCACAACGTTACCAACCCGATTGGTTTTTTATTCCAATTTTTATTGCTGGATTTTTACCTTGGGTATGTTTTTTGCCTCAAGCCGTAGCCGGTCACTTTCCCCGAAATTATCAACAGTTTAAAGAAAAAAATAATTCTATTTTCCTTTTACTCTGGATAGGAATAATTTTTATTTTCTTTTCTTTTTCACATTCCAAATTAATTCCGTATATTTTACCCATATTTCCTGGTTTGGCTTTGTTAACCGGGCATTATCTTTCTACCCATTGGCAGCGTTTCAATGATATTAAATGGGGATATTTAGTTGTACCTTTGCTATGGCTAGGTTTAGGAATTGTAGGTCTTGTATGTTTAGTAAATGATCCTTCTACAACGCTCTCTCAAACTGCTAAATTTTTTTTAACTACGGGATATACTGTTTTTCTATTAAATAGCATAGTAGCGAGTTGCTTTATTTTACGTAAAAAATCTAAAATGGCATTTACAATCTTAACAATAGGAAGTGTAATTAGTTTTCTGATTGTTTCTATCAGTATTCCCCAGTTCGATACGCGATCTATAAAACCTTTAGTTGCTATGCTCAAACCTTTATTAAAACCAAAGGATAAAGTAGTTGCGTACTACGAATATTATCAAGATTTACCTTTTTATTTAAATCAACGGGTATTTGCAGTTAATGTCGGCGGGGAGTTAATCTTTGGTATGCAACATCAGGATACCAATGCTTGGATGTTAAAAGATGCTAACTTTTGGCCCCTTTGGAATAGTCATGAACACGTTTATATGGTAACTAATAAAGAAATATATCAACAATTTAAACAATCAAAAAAACCCACTGTTTATTTGCTTGCACAAACTGACCAAGATGTTTTATTAAGTAATCATCTTAAGATGTAA
- the ligD gene encoding non-homologous end-joining DNA ligase — translation MSLQKYRKKRNFKHSREPYGSIKRNKQLIYIIQKHDASHLHYDLRLELNGVLKSWAIPKGPSLDSSIKRLAVHVEDHPIEYAKFEGIIPKGEYGGGTVMLWDVGTWVCENADANFAYKKGHLSFTLKGKKLKGAWNLVQIKTNPKNWLFIKVNDKYARSKQQYDITLAKPNSVFSRRSLQGIAKKFQVDLPEKSKLTKISKNVELDKAKKKSMPNSIHPELATLVKKPPIGDEWLHEVKFDGYRLLCFIKDKKIKFLTRNQKDWTEKFKELQLEIKKLNLQSAILDGEVIALNRKKKSDFQLLSNSINKKEKFILSYVVFDLIYYQGKDLSHCALEERKKLLRKLIPLNNNKLIFSNHIDGNAGNIFFKKACKKRLEGIVSKNKFSPYISGRNRNWLKIKCSKRQEFLVIGFTPGNGNRHHFASLVLAIYDKRSQLLYCGKVGTGFNENSLKSIRKLLNKYKTNKAPFKIVPRSLGQVTWVLPKIVVEVEFTEWTRAGVLRHPSFKGLRNDKKPNEIIKE, via the coding sequence TTATATTATCCAAAAACATGACGCCAGTCATTTGCATTACGATCTCCGTTTGGAATTAAATGGCGTTTTAAAAAGTTGGGCGATACCCAAAGGACCTAGTTTAGATAGTTCAATTAAGCGTTTAGCGGTACATGTTGAAGATCATCCTATTGAATATGCTAAATTTGAAGGAATCATTCCCAAAGGTGAATATGGTGGCGGCACGGTGATGCTGTGGGATGTAGGTACATGGGTATGCGAAAATGCTGATGCAAATTTTGCTTATAAAAAAGGTCATTTAAGCTTTACTTTAAAAGGTAAAAAATTAAAGGGAGCCTGGAATTTAGTTCAAATCAAAACTAATCCAAAAAATTGGTTGTTTATTAAAGTAAATGATAAATATGCACGATCCAAGCAGCAATATGATATTACGCTAGCTAAACCTAATAGCGTCTTTAGCCGACGCTCCTTGCAAGGAATAGCTAAAAAATTTCAAGTAGATTTACCTGAAAAATCTAAATTAACTAAAATTTCAAAAAATGTTGAACTAGACAAAGCCAAAAAAAAATCTATGCCTAATTCTATTCATCCGGAATTAGCCACATTGGTTAAAAAACCACCCATCGGAGATGAATGGTTACATGAAGTGAAATTTGATGGCTATCGTTTGCTTTGCTTTATTAAAGATAAAAAAATAAAGTTTTTGACTCGAAATCAAAAAGATTGGACTGAAAAATTTAAAGAGTTGCAACTAGAAATTAAAAAACTGAATTTACAATCTGCGATTCTTGACGGAGAAGTTATTGCTTTAAATCGAAAAAAAAAATCTGACTTTCAATTATTATCTAATTCTATCAATAAAAAGGAAAAATTCATATTAAGTTATGTTGTTTTTGACTTAATTTATTACCAAGGTAAAGATTTAAGTCATTGTGCTTTAGAAGAACGTAAAAAATTATTAAGAAAATTAATTCCTTTAAATAATAATAAATTAATATTTAGCAATCACATCGATGGAAATGCCGGCAATATCTTTTTTAAAAAAGCCTGTAAAAAAAGGCTGGAAGGTATTGTATCTAAAAATAAATTCAGCCCGTATATATCAGGGAGGAATAGAAATTGGCTCAAAATAAAATGTAGCAAACGCCAAGAATTTTTAGTCATAGGATTTACTCCAGGAAATGGAAACCGACATCATTTTGCCTCCTTAGTACTAGCGATATACGACAAAAGAAGTCAATTACTTTATTGTGGCAAAGTGGGAACTGGATTTAACGAAAATTCTTTAAAAAGCATTAGAAAATTGTTAAATAAATATAAAACGAATAAGGCTCCTTTTAAGATTGTGCCACGATCTTTAGGTCAAGTGACTTGGGTTCTCCCTAAAATAGTTGTTGAAGTAGAATTTACTGAATGGACGCGGGCGGGGGTTTTACGTCATCCTAGTTTTAAAGGATTACGCAATGATAAAAAACCCAATGAAATTATTAAGGAGTAA
- the ligD gene encoding non-homologous end-joining DNA ligase — MGKLNTNKISIKKNKCPKTKFNLSHPDKLLYPDVNITKLDLANYYNQIAEWILPYILQRPLTLLRCPNGEKKKCFYQRHLTSKTENLYAISLSDKTNKSEPYLYIKNKLGLMELIQLGVLEIHPWASQIDKIEKPDFITFDLDPGLDTEWKKIIEAAYFVKDNLQKINLKSFVKTTGSKGLHVVIPIKRLYSWDKVKVFAHTFTQYLVMQNPQLLVANMSKAKRKGKIFVDYLRNQRGASSIAPYSTRIRANAAVATPLNWHELTTRIKSDTFTVKNLPQRLAKLKHDPWKDFFIIKQKLSLPMI, encoded by the coding sequence ATGGGTAAATTAAATACAAACAAAATATCAATAAAAAAAAATAAGTGTCCAAAAACAAAATTTAATTTATCTCATCCTGATAAATTATTATATCCCGATGTAAATATAACAAAATTAGATTTGGCAAATTACTACAATCAAATAGCAGAATGGATACTACCTTATATTTTGCAACGACCATTAACACTGCTGCGTTGTCCTAATGGGGAAAAGAAAAAATGTTTTTATCAAAGGCATTTAACCTCAAAGACCGAAAATCTGTATGCGATAAGTTTGTCAGATAAAACGAATAAATCAGAACCGTATCTGTATATTAAAAATAAACTTGGTTTAATGGAATTGATACAACTAGGTGTTTTAGAAATTCATCCTTGGGCAAGTCAAATTGATAAAATAGAAAAGCCTGATTTTATTACCTTCGATCTTGATCCTGGATTGGATACCGAATGGAAAAAGATTATTGAGGCCGCTTATTTTGTCAAAGATAATTTGCAGAAGATTAACTTGAAGAGTTTTGTTAAAACGACCGGTAGTAAAGGATTGCATGTCGTTATTCCCATTAAACGGCTCTATAGTTGGGACAAAGTAAAAGTATTTGCCCATACATTTACGCAATATTTGGTAATGCAGAATCCTCAGCTCTTGGTTGCAAATATGAGTAAAGCCAAGCGCAAAGGGAAGATTTTTGTTGATTACCTGCGAAATCAACGCGGCGCCAGCAGCATTGCCCCGTATTCAACTCGGATTAGGGCGAATGCAGCTGTGGCCACCCCTTTAAATTGGCATGAATTAACGACACGAATTAAATCCGACACTTTCACGGTGAAAAACTTGCCGCAACGATTAGCTAAGCTCAAACATGATCCTTGGAAAGACTTTTTTATAATAAAGCAAAAATTAAGCTTACCAATGATATAA
- a CDS encoding class I SAM-dependent methyltransferase has product MADKFIEPFTKTVQHYLKYRPSYPIEILELLVSECDLSKKSVIADIGSGTGLLAKLFLDYGNKVYGVEPNQAMREAGEDYLTQYSQFHSISGTAEATHLENASMDFITVGTAFHWFDVEKTKREFKRIAKPKAWVVLVWNVRDIQSPLICDYESLLLKYGNDYASSNAKKLDKVAMDSFFKGHTIKTASFRNVQQFDWEGFQGRLLSMSFIPGPEHAKYKFMIEQLNNIFLKHEKNGIIEFLYKTNLYFSHI; this is encoded by the coding sequence ATGGCCGATAAATTTATTGAACCTTTTACTAAGACGGTACAACATTATCTTAAATATCGACCTTCTTATCCGATAGAAATATTGGAATTGCTCGTTAGCGAATGTGATTTAAGCAAAAAAAGTGTCATTGCTGATATTGGTTCTGGTACGGGGCTTCTGGCTAAATTATTTCTCGATTATGGCAATAAAGTGTACGGTGTTGAACCTAATCAAGCAATGAGAGAAGCGGGAGAGGATTATTTAACACAATATTCTCAATTTCATTCAATTTCCGGTACGGCAGAAGCGACGCATTTAGAGAATGCAAGTATGGATTTTATAACTGTGGGCACTGCTTTTCATTGGTTTGATGTGGAAAAAACCAAACGAGAATTTAAACGTATTGCCAAACCTAAGGCATGGGTAGTGTTGGTCTGGAATGTTCGAGATATCCAATCTCCGCTTATATGCGATTATGAAAGTTTATTGTTGAAGTATGGCAATGATTATGCTAGTTCGAATGCTAAAAAATTAGATAAAGTGGCTATGGATAGTTTTTTTAAGGGTCATACTATAAAAACCGCATCATTTAGAAACGTTCAGCAATTTGATTGGGAAGGATTTCAAGGCAGGTTACTATCCATGTCATTTATTCCAGGACCTGAGCATGCAAAATATAAGTTTATGATAGAACAATTAAATAATATTTTTTTAAAACATGAAAAAAATGGGATAATCGAATTTTTATATAAGACAAATTTGTATTTTTCCCATATCTAA
- the trmB gene encoding tRNA (guanosine(46)-N7)-methyltransferase TrmB, translating to MNKFLRPIRSFVHRQKKLSKSQQLAFSSLSNQKILAKLDFKNLFQREAYTVLEIGFGMGDSLLQQALQYPENNYLGIEVHRPGIALILKQIEKLKLNNIKVFYADATEILAHSFPKHSLDLVQIFFPDPWPKTRHHKRRLIQAKFIALLHKKLKLNGKLHLATDWQDYAQHMLKIMESASEWQNTVEKNQFTPRPSTRPMTKFEKRGQELGHSIWDLVFVTL from the coding sequence ATGAATAAATTTCTAAGACCAATACGTAGCTTTGTGCATCGTCAAAAAAAATTAAGCAAGAGTCAACAGCTGGCTTTTTCGTCTTTATCTAATCAGAAAATATTAGCCAAATTAGATTTTAAAAACCTATTTCAACGAGAAGCATACACTGTACTAGAAATTGGTTTTGGTATGGGTGATAGTTTGTTGCAACAAGCCTTACAGTATCCAGAAAATAATTATTTGGGAATTGAAGTTCATCGTCCTGGAATCGCATTAATACTAAAACAAATCGAAAAACTTAAACTTAACAATATTAAAGTTTTTTATGCCGATGCCACAGAAATTTTAGCTCATTCCTTTCCTAAACATAGCTTAGATTTAGTGCAAATCTTTTTTCCAGATCCTTGGCCGAAAACTCGGCATCATAAACGACGATTAATACAAGCAAAATTTATTGCATTATTACATAAAAAACTTAAATTAAATGGCAAATTACATCTTGCTACAGATTGGCAAGATTACGCTCAACATATGTTAAAAATCATGGAAAGTGCATCTGAATGGCAAAATACGGTTGAGAAAAATCAATTTACGCCCAGACCATCCACCAGACCAATGACTAAATTTGAAAAACGCGGTCAAGAATTAGGTCATTCAATCTGGGATCTGGTTTTTGTTACACTTTAA
- the hemW gene encoding radical SAM family heme chaperone HemW, whose protein sequence is MLTLPPLSLYIHFPWCIRKCPYCDFNSHTLITDLPEINYVNMLLLDLEQDLDNLCDRPITSIFMGGGTPSLFSPATLKYLLVELAQRLEFSEAIEITLEANPGTVEYQRFYGYREAGINRLSLGIQSFSTEKLKILGRIHDGNEAIKAVSAAKTAGFTNINLDLMHGLPNQTVIEGLEDLQIAFSLEPTHISWYQLTIEPNTYFYQRPPQLPLEETMGELQDRGEEIFKQKAYKHYEISAFSKDRYNCLHNLNYWEFGDYLGIGAGAHSKITDNKKRTIRRVWKQKNPKAYLAQKNNFLAEEKFIIAEELPFEFMINALRLYQKIPVELFQQRTGLPLSNIQPILHKAQQQGLLTYDGFAMETTEFGKRFYNDLLAMFMND, encoded by the coding sequence ATGTTAACACTGCCACCTTTGTCTCTATATATTCATTTTCCTTGGTGTATACGAAAATGTCCTTATTGTGATTTTAATTCACATACTTTAATAACTGATTTACCAGAAATAAATTATGTAAACATGTTGCTTTTAGATTTAGAGCAAGATCTCGATAATCTATGCGATCGACCGATCACCAGTATTTTTATGGGCGGAGGTACCCCCAGTTTATTTTCACCCGCTACGCTTAAGTATTTACTGGTAGAACTAGCCCAACGTTTAGAATTTTCTGAGGCTATCGAAATTACCTTGGAAGCCAATCCGGGTACCGTAGAATATCAACGTTTTTATGGTTATCGTGAAGCAGGTATTAATCGACTTTCATTAGGCATACAAAGTTTTTCTACTGAAAAATTGAAAATCCTTGGTCGTATTCATGATGGAAATGAAGCGATTAAAGCCGTCTCAGCAGCTAAAACAGCTGGATTTACTAATATCAATCTCGATCTGATGCATGGTTTGCCGAACCAGACTGTAATTGAAGGTCTGGAGGATTTGCAGATTGCTTTTTCGTTGGAGCCGACGCATATTTCTTGGTATCAGTTGACTATTGAACCGAATACCTATTTTTACCAAAGACCGCCGCAATTACCACTAGAAGAAACGATGGGAGAATTACAAGATCGAGGTGAAGAAATTTTTAAACAAAAAGCATATAAGCACTATGAAATTTCTGCTTTCAGTAAAGATAGATACAATTGCTTACACAATCTTAATTATTGGGAGTTTGGTGATTATTTAGGCATCGGGGCAGGCGCGCACAGTAAAATAACTGATAACAAAAAAAGGACTATTAGGCGTGTTTGGAAGCAAAAGAATCCAAAAGCATATTTAGCACAAAAAAATAATTTTTTAGCTGAAGAAAAATTTATTATAGCTGAAGAATTGCCTTTCGAATTTATGATAAATGCATTAAGACTGTATCAAAAAATTCCAGTGGAACTATTTCAGCAGCGAACAGGATTACCTTTATCAAATATTCAGCCTATTTTACACAAAGCGCAGCAACAAGGTTTACTCACATATGATGGGTTTGCAATGGAAACGACAGAATTTGGTAAACGGTTTTATAATGACTTGCTTGCTATGTTTATGAATGATTAA
- the elbB gene encoding isoprenoid biosynthesis glyoxalase ElbB, which yields MQKQKIAVILSGCGALDGSEVHEAVLSLFALDRAELPYQCLAPNIPQTRVVNMADGKTQEHAHRNILEESARIARGKIKDIVSANPNDYTAMIFPGGFGAALNLCNFGLNKENYSVQKDVFKFAKAIVETKKPAGFICIAPVLAPKLYPTGIKITIGNDKATAEILEKLGAQHIPCAATDCVVDKTHKLISTPAYMLARSIKEVAIGIECLVNELSLMLNT from the coding sequence ATGCAAAAACAAAAGATCGCGGTAATTTTGTCCGGATGTGGCGCCCTAGATGGCAGTGAGGTCCATGAAGCTGTACTTAGCTTATTTGCTTTAGACCGTGCTGAATTACCTTATCAATGTTTAGCTCCTAATATACCTCAAACTCGCGTAGTTAATATGGCCGATGGTAAAACCCAGGAACATGCGCATAGAAATATATTGGAAGAATCTGCACGTATTGCGCGTGGAAAAATTAAAGATATTGTCTCGGCTAACCCTAATGACTATACCGCTATGATCTTTCCAGGTGGTTTTGGTGCCGCATTAAATCTGTGTAATTTTGGTTTGAATAAAGAAAATTATTCGGTACAAAAGGATGTTTTTAAATTTGCTAAAGCGATAGTAGAAACAAAAAAACCTGCGGGATTTATTTGTATTGCACCCGTTTTAGCCCCAAAGCTTTACCCAACCGGTATTAAAATAACCATTGGCAATGATAAAGCTACTGCAGAGATATTAGAAAAGTTGGGTGCTCAACATATTCCATGTGCTGCTACAGATTGTGTCGTGGATAAAACCCATAAATTAATCAGCACGCCCGCCTATATGTTAGCCCGTTCAATTAAAGAAGTAGCGATAGGTATTGAATGCTTAGTAAATGAACTATCCCTAATGTTGAACACATAA